The Amblyomma americanum isolate KBUSLIRL-KWMA chromosome 3, ASM5285725v1, whole genome shotgun sequence genome window below encodes:
- the LOC144126125 gene encoding uncharacterized protein LOC144126125 → MYTIGAVADLVGGKGSPSTSTAKSPEKGEAVSEPTRSAPRYVEFKSAQKLGKRLRGELLPQKQGRTSRQVRREFAYSEGNIGESDGASDGGGHVSPKEKRVTSGDDDVRSVNSPRQRKKRKGGAPGDRIADEADSSKHVQPVKRLKRKKASRSDVVSAVNSETAEELPDSEQKRTKKRGPRKKREHPDTPDKDERTVFVGNLPGTATQKTLRQMFSQYGPIESVRFRSIVPSREGLSRKVAFLTKSLHSTKQTVNAYVVYREREAVRKALALNGSVVLGKHIRVDVVGDAKPQVNESQTVFVGNLPHEVQDEELWAFFAECGDVTAVRLIRDKVTGMGKGFGFVTFKNRDGATLALEMAGRELCGRPIRVTEFSKQAAAKKASQRGTSVQRLRKSKHPGASIEDTDFKGSQAERILKKKKLKKQIREKRQQRLQKEIFQLGGGPSKNAKKKKEARQPNKEGK, encoded by the coding sequence ATGTACACGATCGGCGCCGTTGCCGACCTTGTTGGCGGCAAAGGTAGTCCAAGCACAAGTACAGCAAAGTCACCTGAAAAAGGCGAGGCAGTGTCTGAGCCGACTCGCTCTGCTCCGCGTTATGTAGAATTCAAGAGCGCACAGAAGCTTGGGAAACGACTGCGTGGTGAGCTCTTGCCGCAGAAACAAGGGAGAACGTCCAGACAAGTGCGCAGAGAGTTCGCGTACAGTGAAGGTAACATCGGTGAGTCGGATGGAGCGTCTGACGGTGGCGGCCATGTGTCACCTAAGGAGAAGCGTGTAACAAGCGGCGATGACGACGTTAGGTCGGTTAATTCGCCTCGACAGCGGAAGAAGCGGAAGGGTGGCGCCCCAGGTGATCGCATCGCCGACGAAGCGGATAGTTCGAAGCATGTGCAGCCAGTGAAACGTCTCAAACGAAAGAAAGCGTCCCGTTCTGATGTGGTCAGTGCTGTCAACAGTGAAACGGCCGAAGAGCTGCCCGATAGCGAGCAGAAGCGAACCAAGAAACGCGGTCCGCGCAAGAAGAGAGAGCACCCAGACACACCTGACAAGGATGAGAGGACTGTTTTTGTCGGCAATCTGCCGGGAACGGCCACCCAAAAAACGCTGCGGCAAATGTTCTCTCAGTATGGGCCGATTGAGAGTGTCCGTTTCCGATCCATAGTGCCTTCCAGAGAAGGCCTCAGCAGAAAGGTTGCCTTTCTCACCAAATCGTTGCATTCCACCAAGCAGACTGTCAACGCTTACGTCGTATACAGGGAGAGGGAGGCGGTCAGGAAAGCCCTTGCCCTGAATGGCTCTGTGGTCCTCGGAAAGCACATCAGAGTGGATGTTGTCGGTGACGCCAAGCCACAAgtgaatgaaagccagacagtgTTTGTAGGAAACCTGCCACATGAAGTTCAAGATGAAGAGCTTTGGGCATTCTTTGCAGAGTGTGGTGATGTAACAGCTGTACGCCTCATCAGAGACAAGGTGACTGGCATGGGTAAAGGGTTTGGTTTTGTCACTTTCAAGAATCGAGATGGAGCCACACTTGCCCTGGAGATGGCTGGCCGAGAACTCTGTGGAAGACCCATCAGGGTGACAGAATTCTCTAAGCAAGCAGCAGCCAAGAAAGCCAGTCAAAGGGGAACTTCTGTCCAGCGGCTTAGAAAGTCAAAGCATCCTGGTGCTTCAATCGAGGATACAGATTTCAAAGGCTCTCAGGCTGAACGTATTCTAAAAAAGAAGAAACTAAAGAAGCAGATTCGAGAGAAGCGGCAACAAAGGCTCCAGAAAGAAATTTTCCAGCTTGGAGGTGGTCCGTCGAagaatgcaaagaaaaagaaagaagcaagacagccaaataaagaaggaaagtaa